ATCGACCCGACAAAGACGTGGGTTCCCGTGGAGGAGCGTCTGGCCGTCACCACCAACGAGCGTCACCGTCAGGTGCTCAGCATCGTTCTGGAGCACATGAAGGCCGAGGCCGAGCCGGACATGGAACGCCTGATGGCCACCTTGGCCCCGAATCCGGATTACCACTTCTGGTACGCCAACGCCGATATGGGCCCCAAGACCACCGAGGGAGTGCGTGCCTACTACGAGGCATTCGTCGCCAGCGGTGCCAACCACCTCGTTTTCGAGATCGATCGCCTTGCCGTCGACGATGATCTGGTGATGACCGAAGGCTGGATGAAGATGATCTATCCGGGTGCGGCCGCCCAGGCGATCGGCGTCGAGGTCGACGACCCGGACGGCGACTACCTGCTGCTGTTCCGCCAGCTCATCAACTGGCCGATCGACGCCGACGGCCTGATCATCGGCGAGGACGCCTACCAGACCGGCCCGGTCAGCGTGACCAAGCTGAGCCAGGACGACCTGCCGCAGGCCTACATCGACCAGAAGCGCGCTGCCGCCGAAGCCCATGCCTGACGTTCGGACCGACATCGCCTCGCTGCTGCTCGACCGGGTCGGCGACCAGCACCTGGGCCTGCGCACCCGCGACCGGGACTGGACCTGGGACGAGGTGGTCGCCGAATCCGCCGCCCGCGGCGCGCTGGCGGAGGCGATGCGGGTTGACGGTCCGCTGCACGTCGGCGTGCTGTTGGACAACGTGCCGGACTTCCTGTTCTGGCTGGGGGGTGCCGCGCTGGTCGGGGCGACCATCGTCGGGATCAACCCGACCCGGGGCGCCGCCGAGCTGGCAGCCGAAATCCGGCTTGCCGATTGCCAATTGATCGTCACCGACACCGCGGGCGCGCAGCGTCTGCGTGATCTCGACCTCGGTCTGACGCGGGAGCGGTTCCTGGTGGTCGACGGCCCGGACTACGCAGCGCAGGTCGATGCACACCGCGTCGCCCCCACGGCTTCACCGAAAGTGACCGAAGACTCTCTGATGCTGCTGTTGTTCACCTCGGGAACGACGGGCGCCTCCAAGGCCGTCATCTGCAGCCAGGGCCGGCTGGCCCGCATCGCCTATGCGGCCGCAGAGAAGTTCGGCCACGTGCGAGAAGACGTGGAGTACTGCTGCATGCCGCTGTTCCACGGCAACGCCATCATGGCGCTGTGGGCACCGGCGTTGTCCGTCGGGGCCACGGTCTGCCTGACGCCCTCCTTCTCGGCGTCCGGATTCCTGCCGGATGTGCGCTATTTCGGTGCCACCTTCTTCACGTATGTAGGCAAGGCGCTCGGCTATCTGATGGCCACGCCGGAACGGCCCGACGATGCCGACAATCCGTTGGTCCGCGGCTTCGGAACCGAAGCATCCCCCGACGACCAGAACGAATTCCGGCGCCGGTTCGACGCAGAGCTGTTCGAGGGCTACGGCTCAAGCGAAGGCGGAGGGGCCGTGGTGCTGGCTCCCGACATGCCGCCGGGTGCCCTGGGTCGCCCGGCCCATGACGGGGTGGCGATCATCGATCCTGAATCGCTGAAGGATTGTGTCCCAGCGGTTTTCGATCAGCATGGCAGGGTGCTCAACCCGGATGACGCGGTGGGGGAGATCGTCGACAAGTTCGGCACCCGTACGTTCGAGGGTTATTACAAGAACGACGAGGCCAACGCCGAACGCATCCGCAACGGCTGGTACTGGACGGGTGATCTGGGCTATCTCGACGAGCAGGGGTTCATCTACTTCGCCGGGCGGCGCGGCGACTGGATCCGGGTGGATGGCGAGAACACCTCGGCGCTCAACATCGAGCGTGTGTTGCGCCGCCATCCCGAGGTGGTGGCGGCAGGGGCCTACGCCGTGCCCGATCCGCGATCGGGTGATCAGGTGATGGCGGCCATCGAGGTGGCCGATCCCGACGGCTTCGACGCCGCGGCGTTCGTGTCCTACCTCAGCAGTCAGGAAGACCTTGGCGCCAAGGCCATTCCGCGGTTCCTGCGGGTATCGAAGAACCTTCCTGTCACCGGGTCCAACAAGGTACTGAAACGCCAGCTGCAGAAGGAACGCTGGCGCACCGACGAGGTGGTGTACCGCTGGGCGGGACGCGGTGAGCCCGTGTATCGAGCCATGGGCGACGATGACAAAAAGTCGCTGGACGATGAGTTCGCGAAGTACGGGAGGCAGCGTTACCTATGAAGTGGGCCGACGAATGTGATGTCCTGGTCGCGGGGTCCGGCGGTGGTGGCGTCACCGGCGCATACACCGCCGCCCGCGAAGGGCTGTCGGTGATCCTGGTCGAGGCCAGCGACAAATTCGGGGGCACCACAGCGTATTCCGGTGGTGGCGGGGTGTGGTTCCCGTGCAACCCGGTGCTCACCCGCGCCGGCACCGACGACACCATCGAGGATGCGCTGGAGTACTACCACGCCGTCGTCGGGGACCGGA
The window above is part of the Mycolicibacterium fortuitum subsp. fortuitum genome. Proteins encoded here:
- a CDS encoding nuclear transport factor 2 family protein — translated: MAIIDPTKTWVPVEERLAVTTNERHRQVLSIVLEHMKAEAEPDMERLMATLAPNPDYHFWYANADMGPKTTEGVRAYYEAFVASGANHLVFEIDRLAVDDDLVMTEGWMKMIYPGAAAQAIGVEVDDPDGDYLLLFRQLINWPIDADGLIIGEDAYQTGPVSVTKLSQDDLPQAYIDQKRAAAEAHA
- a CDS encoding AMP-binding protein gives rise to the protein MPDVRTDIASLLLDRVGDQHLGLRTRDRDWTWDEVVAESAARGALAEAMRVDGPLHVGVLLDNVPDFLFWLGGAALVGATIVGINPTRGAAELAAEIRLADCQLIVTDTAGAQRLRDLDLGLTRERFLVVDGPDYAAQVDAHRVAPTASPKVTEDSLMLLLFTSGTTGASKAVICSQGRLARIAYAAAEKFGHVREDVEYCCMPLFHGNAIMALWAPALSVGATVCLTPSFSASGFLPDVRYFGATFFTYVGKALGYLMATPERPDDADNPLVRGFGTEASPDDQNEFRRRFDAELFEGYGSSEGGGAVVLAPDMPPGALGRPAHDGVAIIDPESLKDCVPAVFDQHGRVLNPDDAVGEIVDKFGTRTFEGYYKNDEANAERIRNGWYWTGDLGYLDEQGFIYFAGRRGDWIRVDGENTSALNIERVLRRHPEVVAAGAYAVPDPRSGDQVMAAIEVADPDGFDAAAFVSYLSSQEDLGAKAIPRFLRVSKNLPVTGSNKVLKRQLQKERWRTDEVVYRWAGRGEPVYRAMGDDDKKSLDDEFAKYGRQRYL